CGCGTCATCAAGAACTGCCCTATTTGTTATTTCTTCAGACCAGGTCTCTAATCCGCTGCAGATCGCGCCAACCACCTCTTTTGTTTGAATGTTTAAGTCAACCAGTTCGAAGCCTAGATCCGCGACGTTTAAGTTGTCCTTAGGACGCTCGACCGACATTTTGCGGTGCTTGATAGCCAAACCTGCCAGACGATTTTGGTCGTGCATTAGTCTGTTGAAAAAGGCAGGCATAAGGTAACTGTTTTGCATTTTGTCTGAGATCTTTTTAACACCATCCATCGCGTGTTTCGAAGCTTCGAAATGGCTTCCTCTTTCGTTGGCTAGGACAATGAGTTTGAACACCGCAAATAAGTATGCATCTAAGCCGGGGTCCTTATTCTTTGACTTGAAGCGCTTTCCATCAGCATAGGACTTCAAGCCTTGCCAGTCTCCAATACCTTTCTTGGAATCTGCGACATAGTCGAAAAGTTCATTGCGAGTGCAAGAATACCTCAAGGCATTTGAACAGGCATCATCAGCTTTTCGGTATTCTGGCGGTTTTACATTTAGGTGCGCTCGCGCGAGGATACACCACGTGTCACCGTTTTGCGGATTTCGGTTTGCCAGATCGGTAGCTAAAACTAGCGCCTGATCCGCTTCACCATCATCCAAACTCTGTAAGATTTTCCGAATACTCCGTCCGACTTCGCGCGTTTGGTCGCCATGGTTCTTGCGAATGATAGCACATCTCCGTTCGACCTCCTCCGCCCTTCGTCCGAGTTTTTTCTTTAGAATTCCCGCAGAAACGACAAGTTCTTTGGACGTCGAAAGAACGACATCGCCTTGATTGTTTTCTTTCTTGCCGAGTAGATGAAATGACTGCAACTCGTTTATGTGCTCGAAAAGCGACTTTCTTGAGACTTCGATAGCCTCGAGCAGTTCGTCCAAACTAACTTCTCCAAGCTTAACTACCGCTAAGAGTACCGAAGCACTTCCACCGGAGAGTCGATCTAGTTCTCTCTTGAATGCAAACTCTCTCACATCTTCACCATCAAAAGATGCCCATGTATCACAGACCTCTTTGGGCTTTTCGCCCAAGCTGGTCATTCTGACGATGGCGCTGGCGAAAAGAGGAGAGCCAGAGGATGTGGCATAAATTTGCTTTGTAAGACGGGGCTGAAACCTTTTCAGGTCGAATTGGTCGCAAAGATTGTCAACGTGAAGGTTAAATGCCTCCTCATCCAAACCCGTAATTTTCACCACTGAGGTAGGAGAGAGGCCTTGATCAAGTCGCGATGTCAAAAGGAATTTGCTACCAGCGTGCTCTCTATCGACCGTTCGGAAGCCAATTTCCTGCATAACTGTCGCGCATTCTCGTTGCTCTTCCGGTGAAAGGCTATCTAGGTCATCAACTACAACAAATGACGGTTGGTAAGTCAGTGCATCGACAAGTATGTCCGCGTATTCGTCTTCATCTGTTTCTTCTTCGATTGAACTCTGCCCAGCCAACAGGACGATTAGCGCTTGAAGGAGCTCCTTAACAGTTGAGAAGTCATGACGGGTCGTTTTGACCATGTTGCCACGTAACGCCGCGTAGGTTGTTTTTTTGGCTGAAACCCAAGCTATGTATTCAAAATCCCCAGCTCCCGCCGACGCCAACTCTTCACAAAAATGATATGCGACTGAGGTTTTACCCAAGCCACCAATTCCTGAAATAAGCTTCACAGGACTACGCTTGTCCAGAACCCACGATCTAAGTGCCGATAATTCCTTTTCCCTGCCTACAAATTGAACCATATCTGGATCTCGTGGCGGGAGATTTGACGGAATGGACTCCATAATTTGGTTTTGAGTTGTTAAAGAAAAAACTCTGTCCGAAAATAGAAGCGCCCAGTCTTCAGCAGAGTTTTCCGCCGGTCGACACTCATCAAGCTTTCGAATGTAGGTTGAACCCTTTTTGTATGCGGGTCCCCTTTTCGGGGTGCTGGGGCCTTGCTTGATGAATTTTACAGGGGCTTCCGACTTCCGCCTTCTAGGAACCAGTAGAACCAGAATGTTGCGTTCGCCGACCTTCAGAGTGTTTTGATACAGTTCAATAACTTGTCCTGTGTGAGACTTGATCCTTTTCGAAATGTCTCCCAAGTCCAGTGTGAGATCGCATCCCAGGACACGATTTTCACCGGCATCTTCTACACCAAAAATAATGTATCCCCCGTAGGAATTGTAAAATGAAACGATGTCCTTTATAAGCTCGTGCGTCTCTAGCTTGTGGGTTTCTCTAGCCTCCGCATCTGGTTTTTCACCCAATGCAGGAGGTTTTCTTTTAAAGTCCCACAGCTCAGTTTCGAATGAAAGCGGCACTCCTTCTGGAAAAAGAGATTTTGCGACCTCAACACCAATCTCCGTACTCCTGATAAGTTGAGATAGCTCAAGTTTTACCTTCTCAGTCTGCATAGCGGTATACCAATTCTTGTTTCCAAGAGTCAGGGTAGCTGCCTAAATGGAGACAGGCAACCAAGCACATCAGCCTTTTGAGGGAATCGCATCGACAATGCTGAATGTCAGCTTTGGCAGGGTTGTTCTGAATGGTTAGTGTTTGCAGCGAACAACCGCTCTCCGCCCTTTAAAGACACCGACGGAAATTCCTCTCCTCCCTCCCCCCAAAAAACCACCCCCACCGCGCGCTGGATTTACCTAATTCCGAATTAACCAAATCCGAGTCCGCCGCCATACGCTTCGCAGCCAGACCGGCAGCCGGGGTGCAGACAGCCGGTTTTCACCGTTCGGTGGCGTTAACCATTGGCTCAGGCGGCCACGGCTTTGCGCACCATGTCCCAGTAAAGCCCTTCAACCTCAGCCAGCGAAAGCCGCCCTCCGGCGTGGTACCAGGTGTTCACCCCGGTCAGCATCGCAATCACCGCATAGGTCGCCACGCGCGGGTCGGGCACCGCGAATTGCCCCGCCGCCACGCCATCGCGCAGGATGGTTTCAAGCTCGTCCTCATAGGCATGGCGCAGCTTCTCGATTGCCGTGAAATTCCCCGGCTCAAGATTGCGCAATTCCATGTATGCAATGAAAATCTCGTCCGGCCTCTCGATGTGAAACCGGATGTGGTGGCGGGTGAATTCTTCCAGCCTTGCCAACGGGTTACCCTTGCCAGCCCCCTGCCGCGCGGCCAGAAGCTCTTGCATATGAACGCGCATCAGCTCGAACAACAACGTCTGCTTGTCGGGGGTGTAATTATAAAGCGCCCCGGCCTGAAGGCCGACCTCCCCGGCAATCTGGCGCATCGAAACGGCGGCAAAACCATGCCGCGCAAACAGCCTGAGCGCCGCGTCCCGGATGCGCGGGCCGGTAATGTCGGAATGTGATCCCTGAGTTCTGGCCATACCCCGGTCTTAACTGAACACCCGTTCAGATCAAACCCCTCAGATGCTCCCCCGCCGCCTCTTGCGCGCCCGCCCCCGCTCGGGCAGGAAGGACCCATGAAAAGGCTTTATCTCTCCCTCGCGCTGGTAACACTCGCCGGATGCACCACTTTCCCCGAGCTTGACGGCACCGTGCCAGCGCATCTTGAGCAGGCCGGATACCCGCAGCTGGTGCCGGTGGAACCGCTGCTGGCACGCGCGGAGACGATACAGATCACCGATCAGACTGAAGCCGGAATATCCGCCCGCGTGGCCGCTCTACGCGCCCGCGCCGCCCGCCTGCGCGGCACCATCGTCGATCAGCCAACCCGCGCCCGCCTGAAGGGCGGCGTGCAGCTGCCGCCACAAAACAACGGCTGACAATTCGCCCCCCTATGGCTTGCGTTGACTGCGCAGCTTGGCAAACCAGTCCACCCGCTTTTTCAACTCGCGCTCGAATCCACGCTCAACCGGCTGATAAAGCACCGGGCGTTTCATCGTTTCGGGGAAATAATTCTGCCCCGAAAAGCCGTCTTCCGCGTCGTGATCATAGGCATAGCCCGCGCCATAGCCCTGCTCTTTCATCAGCTTGGTCGGCGCGTTGAGGATATGCTTTGGCGGCGGTTCCGAGCCGGACTTGCCTGCCTGCACCATGGCCGCCTTGTAAGCGACGTACCCCGCGTTCGACTTCGGGGCCAGCGCCAGATAAAGCGTCACCTGCGCCAGCGCCAATTCGCCCTCCGGTGAGCCAAGGCGCTCGTAAACCTCCCAAGCGTGCAGGCAATGGCTTTGCGCCTGCGGGTCGGCCAACCCGATATCCTCCACCGCCATCCGGGTCAGGCGGCGGGCCAGAAACCGCGGATCTTCGCCGCCGGTCAGCATCCGGGCCAGCCAATAAAGCGCCGCATCCGGATCAGAGCCGCGAATGGATTTATGCAAGGCAGAAATCAGATTGTAATGCTCATCACCCGCCTTGTCGTATTTCGCAGCCCGGCGCATGAGACGTGCCGAAAGCGCGTCGGTATCAAGCTTGCCCTCCACCTTCCAAGCTGCAACCTGCTCGATCAGGTTGAGCAACGCACGCCCATCGCCATCGGCCATCTCAAGCAACGCCTCGCGCGCCAAACCATCAAGCGGCAGCGGTTTGCCCAGCTCTTTTTCCGCCCGCTGCGCCAACCGTTCAAGCGCCGCAAGGTCAAGCCGGTTAAGCGTGAGCACCTGTGCGCGCGACAACAGCGCCGCGTTCAGCTCAAACGACGGATTTTCCGTGGTCGCCCCGACAAGCAGGATCGTGCCATCTTCCATATGCGGCAGAAAACCATCCTGCTGCGCCTTGTTGAAACGGTGAATCTCGTCAACAAAAAGCAACGTCCCCTGCCCATTCGTCCGCCGATGCTTGGCGGCCTCGAACACTTTGCGCAACTCGGGAACGCCGGTGAATATCGCGCTCACCTGAACAAAATGCAGATCGGTCTCATCCGCCAACAGCCGCGCAATCGTCGTTTTGCCAACACCGGGCGGCCCCCACAGCACAAGCGAGGAAAGTGAGCCAGAAGACAGCATCACGCCAAGCGGCCCCTCCGGGCCAAGGATATGTTCCTGCCCGATCACCTCGGCCAGCGCACGCGGGCGCAGCCGGTCCGCCAAGGGCCGTGGGCCTGCGGCGGGCGCGCCCTGCGGCGTGCTATCGAAAAGATCGGCCATTGGCAAAGTCCGGGGTTAACAATGATGGAGCCAGTCTAGCCCCAAAGCGGCTGCGGTTACAGGCGCAAGCGCAACAGGTGGCGCTTGGTTCCGCGCTGAATATCCAGTGAGAGTATGCCACGGGCATTTTCCAGCATCCGTGTCGCGTCTGCGCTGCCCGACACCGCCGTGCCGTCAATCGCACGAAG
This is a stretch of genomic DNA from Aquicoccus sp. G2-2. It encodes these proteins:
- a CDS encoding putative DNA binding domain-containing protein, translating into MQTEKVKLELSQLIRSTEIGVEVAKSLFPEGVPLSFETELWDFKRKPPALGEKPDAEARETHKLETHELIKDIVSFYNSYGGYIIFGVEDAGENRVLGCDLTLDLGDISKRIKSHTGQVIELYQNTLKVGERNILVLLVPRRRKSEAPVKFIKQGPSTPKRGPAYKKGSTYIRKLDECRPAENSAEDWALLFSDRVFSLTTQNQIMESIPSNLPPRDPDMVQFVGREKELSALRSWVLDKRSPVKLISGIGGLGKTSVAYHFCEELASAGAGDFEYIAWVSAKKTTYAALRGNMVKTTRHDFSTVKELLQALIVLLAGQSSIEEETDEDEYADILVDALTYQPSFVVVDDLDSLSPEEQRECATVMQEIGFRTVDREHAGSKFLLTSRLDQGLSPTSVVKITGLDEEAFNLHVDNLCDQFDLKRFQPRLTKQIYATSSGSPLFASAIVRMTSLGEKPKEVCDTWASFDGEDVREFAFKRELDRLSGGSASVLLAVVKLGEVSLDELLEAIEVSRKSLFEHINELQSFHLLGKKENNQGDVVLSTSKELVVSAGILKKKLGRRAEEVERRCAIIRKNHGDQTREVGRSIRKILQSLDDGEADQALVLATDLANRNPQNGDTWCILARAHLNVKPPEYRKADDACSNALRYSCTRNELFDYVADSKKGIGDWQGLKSYADGKRFKSKNKDPGLDAYLFAVFKLIVLANERGSHFEASKHAMDGVKKISDKMQNSYLMPAFFNRLMHDQNRLAGLAIKHRKMSVERPKDNLNVADLGFELVDLNIQTKEVVGAICSGLETWSEEITNRAVLDDAEADIIANNIRKLDRLSSLLQTSSRDIKPDLQSIASAQRQLGFVGAAFS
- a CDS encoding replication-associated recombination protein A — translated: MADLFDSTPQGAPAAGPRPLADRLRPRALAEVIGQEHILGPEGPLGVMLSSGSLSSLVLWGPPGVGKTTIARLLADETDLHFVQVSAIFTGVPELRKVFEAAKHRRTNGQGTLLFVDEIHRFNKAQQDGFLPHMEDGTILLVGATTENPSFELNAALLSRAQVLTLNRLDLAALERLAQRAEKELGKPLPLDGLAREALLEMADGDGRALLNLIEQVAAWKVEGKLDTDALSARLMRRAAKYDKAGDEHYNLISALHKSIRGSDPDAALYWLARMLTGGEDPRFLARRLTRMAVEDIGLADPQAQSHCLHAWEVYERLGSPEGELALAQVTLYLALAPKSNAGYVAYKAAMVQAGKSGSEPPPKHILNAPTKLMKEQGYGAGYAYDHDAEDGFSGQNYFPETMKRPVLYQPVERGFERELKKRVDWFAKLRSQRKP
- a CDS encoding TetR/AcrR family transcriptional regulator, with translation MARTQGSHSDITGPRIRDAALRLFARHGFAAVSMRQIAGEVGLQAGALYNYTPDKQTLLFELMRVHMQELLAARQGAGKGNPLARLEEFTRHHIRFHIERPDEIFIAYMELRNLEPGNFTAIEKLRHAYEDELETILRDGVAAGQFAVPDPRVATYAVIAMLTGVNTWYHAGGRLSLAEVEGLYWDMVRKAVAA